The region CTTTGCTTTGTGAGATGGATTAGTCCATTATATGCTTTCTTCTCCTACTAATAGTTACTGACTCTCCTTGCAGATTTTTAAGTACGAGCTCTTGAAGATTGAGAAAGTGAACGCACGCCTGTCAGGATATCTTGAATTTTTCATCACTGTTAAAGTCAGGAATCTCACTCTTGGTACTGTTATTGAAACTTTTCAAATACATACCGGTAGACCCCTGCTTGTGCGTTATCTAGTACTTACCGGTAAAATGGCTCAGCGTTCTGAAGATGTCTATTCCTTTCTGCCAAAAGGAGGGGTAAGCACCTTATGAGGTTTACaatttacctttttctcttttcttctgtGTGCTTGATTTTGATAAAAGCCCCCCAAAAAGTTCTGCATTACCATACGTGTGTATGGATGATTTGTGATAAGAATATGGATAAAATTGACTGGAAATTATAAATAGTATTACtcatatttcttcttttatCATCCTTAGCCAAGTTCTTCAATCATCATTTCGTAAGTTCACCAATTCTTGTTGGTGCTAGGATTTGGTCGATAGTTCCAAGGAAGAAATGGCTGGTAGCGAATCGAGACCATTTTCATCTGAGAAGAAGCCAAATTCTGCAGAAGAACTTCTTGCCTGGCAGAGGGAACTGCCCTGCCGGTTCTTGGCTAATGAGGTTTTATGGGACGACAATGTTTTCATCCCGGAAGACGGTTCGAAGCATCTCACCTTTACATTTACATTTCGCAGACTTTACAGGAGATACTTCAATCAGATTTGTGAAACCGAGGTTTGCCTTCTTTCACTActccttccttttttcttttttctttttttttttttttgttctagtGATCTGTGCAATACAACTTGAATATGAATTCATGTCTGATTGGCTGATTTAACAGGGTTTCGACATTGACATCTATCCCGGTGATTCTATGGCTGCTAtgtatataccgtacctggATTTTGAGAAAGAACTTGGCTTGCTGATGGATCTGGCTAAACATGGTATTCAGGAATACAACAATAGAGAAATCGATGTATGCCTCTATTCATCTAATCATCTTTGCTCTGTTTGAATAATCACACCTGAATGTCCTTACTGTATTTTCTCCATGCCTTGTAGGATTACAAGTACGAGGTCAAGTCTGTTGAAAAAGTGAACTTTATTTTGGCTGAATGTCGTGAATTCTTTATGACGGTTAAAGTTAAAAATCTCACTTTGCGTACACCCGTAGAAACTTTTCAAATCCATGCATATAAGGGACCAGATTTTGAGAATGTTGTCCGTACGTGCCGGAAAAAGTTGTTTGAGGTATACGGATTCCCTCCCCTTTTTGGTGAATGAATCTTAGTGctatttatttgtttctttgGCTTTGGTTACTCTTTTGGGACGGAGGCGTAGTTTTTCTTGTTTGCTTTGGTTACTCAAATCTATGTGGATATGGGTATTATGAGATGATGACCCaggaaaaatactaaataggTGATGGATTTTGGGATAGACCTTGAAAAACATTTCGTTTACCTGCACTTTTGTTTTAATCAAACCAAGTCACAATTTTATTACCACTGCATCAAAAAGGACATACATGTTGTAGGAGAGCCAGACTAACCTTCTTGTACATGGTGAGAACTTGGTGAACTAAGTTGAtgaaattttcaacttttttaaatataaaatttaactcataagtttatattttgtaaaaaaaagacccacaagttggtagatatttttaacaattaccttcatgaatcatttaccaatctcattattCAAAGAATACAACCTTTAATGTAAAACAGATTATATTAAAGTTACATATTCATGTTAGCTGGCAGACCAAGGTGGCTCATATACAAGCACATTTGGATTTTTCTTCTCTATGACTTGTCAAAATGgggagaatgttttgatagttttcacaatttgtggtGGTTTTTAGAGAAAATTGCCATCTTTCCACATTTAACAAACCTCTAACTTGTCTCCATCACCAATTCAAAGAATACAAGCAAAACAGAGCAATAAAGCTGGTTGTTTAAAACATTTGGATCTTTTCTTGTCTGCCAAAAAGAGGGGTATCTCTCCACATTTAACAAACCTATAACTTggtttacaattttttttttttttttttttacaatttacAATTTTTTCCCTAGTGTGCTTGATTTTGGGTAAAGCCCCCCCAAAAATATGCATTACCATAGGTGTGTAGGGATGTTATTGTGATAGATTGTGCATTAAAATTGACTCGAAATGGTAAACAGTAtttatcatatttcttctttcacCATCATTTCGTTAAGTTCTTTTTCATCATCATTTCATAAGTTCACCAATTCTTTTTACGTGCATGCGAAGCGCGTACAGTTTGTCTAGTTAATACTATATACACACTTATAAAGAAAAATGTAGAGACGaaaaaggcaaggaaaatgttGTGAAATTTACAGGTGAAGTTGGTGGTGCTAGGTTTTGGTCGACGATGAAATGGCTGGTAGCAAATCGAGACAATTTTCACCTGCAAAGAAACCAAAATCTGCAGAAGAACTACTTGCCTGGCAGAGGGGACTGCCCCGCCGGTTCTTGTCTAATATTGAGGTTTTTTGGGATGCCGAAGTCTTCATCCCTGCAGGTGTTTTGAAAAAGGACTCTGCTATATTTTGCAGCATTTATAGGAGATACTTCAGTCAGATTTGTGAAACCAAGGTTTGTCTTCTTTATCTactccttccttttcttttattctagTGTTGTAAGTATTATATGTGTACACACCCAACATTGCTTGCTCTGTATTCATaaattgttcttttatttctggTATTACCTGTAAATTTGTTATCCTCATAAACTTGTATTGCCAATTTTGCATGCCAATGAAAATGTGTTTGAGGAATCATTGTTTCAGTTAGTCTTAGACAAAAGGAGCTGGTCAAATTTCTAATTAAATCTTACAATTTAAATCACAGTCCCAAGATCAATGGGAGTAGCAATTATTAAGAGAAGTTTTCGTTGGCTGAGGGTGTTCTTAACATTAGGAGTATATTTTTAGACGTTGGTTAGTTGTTTAGCCTGCTTATGAAGAGTATTCTTAACACTGCAAGGTTTCTTTCCCATCTACTTTGGGACCTGCTTGAGGAGGTTGTCTGAtctaattgatcaaataaaataGAGAACAAATTCACTGATTATATTTATACTCCAATTTGTCATAGTCCAACCCTTGTATACCTTTTTCTTTTCGGACGATCACATGACATGGTAAGTCCATGTATTTCACATATCCCTCTCCTATATATTTACCTCTtcattctcttcttttctcttttccttaaaTTCCCCCTCCTAATTTTCTTGGTTATCTTTATTATCTGTATTGATACAAGTCTGCAAAAAAGATACCTGATACTCGAGACTTACCACCTCATGTTCTCAATTCTTCCAAATTCCAGCAATTCCTGCCGTGATCACCTTTCTTTTATCTGAGCCTAGCTAACCTGTAAGCTCAAGTGTGGCAGATAAGATTATGGGGCTTACTTACAAGTTACAAGTCACTATTGTTTTGGTGTTACGtgttaaaataaatataggGAATTCATGGTTATTTTGATGGCGCTGTTAGCCATGGTGTTCAAGTGATTTGTTTAGCCCCTGCTTCTCTCTATTAATCAAATAGACCAAATTCTGAAAGAAACATGTTAGCTCCATAATTAATATATGTACTCGATTGAATATCAGCTTCTTTGACTTCCGCTTCCTTTAACTTGTCTATGCGTAACTAAAATCTGGACAGATCTGTGCATTGAATATGAATTCATGTCTGACTGGCTTATTTAACAGGGTTTCGACATTGACATCTATCCCGGTGATTCTGTGGCTGCTAtgtatataccgtacctggattttaagaaaaaaattggctTGCTGATGGATCTGGCTGAACAGGCTATTCAGGACTACAACAATAGAGAAATCAACGTATGCCTCTATTCATCTAATCATCTTTCCTCTGTTTGAACGATCACCCCTGAATGTCCTTATAGTATTTTCTTCGAACTTTATTTTGACTATCCATGAATACAATAAGGAACCGTCCAATATATGCCCCTGTGCATCTTTGCTTTGTGGGATTAGTCCACTATATGCTTTCTTCTCCCACTAATACTTAGTGACTCTCGTTGCAGATTTTTAAGTACACGCTCTTGAAGATTGAGAAAGTGAACATACTGTCAGGATATCTTGAACATTTCATGACTGTTAAAGCCATCAATCTCACTCTTGGTACTGTCGTTGAAACTTTTCAAATACATACCGGTAGCCTGTCTCAGCCTTCCGAATGTGTTGTCATTTCTTGTCTGCCAAAAGGAGGGGTAAGCACGTTATGAGGTTTAcaatttacctttttttttttttcttttcttctgtgTGCTTGATTTTGGGAAAAGCCCCCCAAAAAATTCTGCATTACCATAGGTGTGTACGGATGATTTTGTGATAAGAGTATGGATTAAAATTGACTGGAAATGATAAATAGTATTACtcatatttcttcttttatCATCACTTCGCCAAGTTCTTTTCAATCATCCTTTCGTAAGTTCACCAATTCTTGTTGGTTCTAGGATTTGGCCGATAGTTCCGAGGAAGAAATGGCTGGTAGCGAATCGAGACAATTTTCACCTGAGAAGAAGCCAAATTCTGCAGAAGAACTACTTGCCTGGCAGAGGGAACTGCCCTGCCGGTTCTTGGCTAATGAGGTTCAATGGGACGACAATGGTTTCATCCCCAAAGACGCTTCGGAGAAGCTCCCCGCTATATTTCACAGAATTTACGGGAGGTACTTCAATCAGATTTGTGAAACCGAGGTTTGTCTTCTTTCACTactccttccttttcttttgttctaATGATCTGTGCAATACAACTTGAATGTGAATTTATGTCTGATTGGCTTATTTAACAGGGTTTCGACATTGACATCTATCCCGGTGATTCTATGGCTGCTAtgtatataccgtacctggATTTTGAGAAAGAAATTGGCTTGCTGATGGATCTGGCTGAACACGCTATTCAGGACTACAACAATAGAGAAATCGACGTATGCCTCTATTCATCTAATCATCTTTTCTCTGTTCAAACACCCCTGAATGTCCTTATAGTATTTTCTCCCTGCCTTGCAGGATTACAAGTATGAGGTCGAGTCTGTTGAAAAAGTGAACTTTATTTTGGCTGAATGTCGTGAATTCTTTATGACTGTTAAAGTTAAAAATCTCACTCTTGGTACACCCGTAGAAACTTTTCAAATCCATGCATATAAGGGACTAGATGTGAAGAATGTTGTCCGTACTTGCCGGAGAAAGTTTAAGGTATACAAATTCCCTCCCCTTTTTGGGGAATGAATCTTAGtgctatttatttttgttgtttctttGGCTTTGGTTACTCTTTTGGGACGGAGgcgtagttttttttttttttttttttgttggcttTGGTTACTCAAATCTATGTGGATATGTGTATTATGAGATGATGATCCaggaaaaatactaaataggTGATGAATTTTGGGATAGACCTTGAAAAACATTTCGTTTACCTCCACTTTTGTTTTAATCAATCCGAGTCACAATTTTATTACCACTGCCCTAGAAAAGGACATACATGTTGTAGGAGAGCCGGACTAACCTTGTACATGGTGAGAACTGGTGTACTAAGTTGATGAAATTTGAAAAGTTATCTTAACTATCACCAATTCAAAGAATACAAGCAAAACAGAGTGTTAATAAAGCTGGCAGGCCAAGGTGGCTCATATACAAGCACATTTGGATTTTTCTTCTCGACTCAAAATGGCGGAAGTTGCCATCTCTCCACATTTAACAAACCTCTAACTTGTCTCGATAGATTATCTAAAAGAATTTGTGTGTACACATCATCTCTGGTGTGACTCAGGGAGGACATTTTATCTGCAACCTGTTTGGCCTACTTGTAACAAAGTTTGGTAATTATAGTGTGATTAATTAGTTATCAAATTCTTTATCTCATTTAGAGTACCTTCAAGCCTATGTGCCTGCACACTCGCTACTCATTCACCTTGTTTTTGGATTTATTTCCCTTCCTTCAGCCATAGATGCATCATTGGAAGTGCTAACGTTATTACCTTTACCCTTCTCGTAAAGTTTGTCATCCTTCTCCCTTTACTGCCTCTCCATCAGCCACGCCATCATTAGTATTCCGATTTGGCCACGTCCCTTTGCATAGGTTACCTGAACTTCATCTCGAGTCACATATTTTGTAAATGTTGAGAATTCGGTATGACattgaaatatgaaataggtGTTACTGGGCCTTATTGTCTTTAGGGAGAAGACAAATATGTTGACTTGCGTGTATTGATCTATACTTGATAGCTAATTCGCCCTGGTTTGCATCTATACTTTATGGCtaatttactttttttgtttGGACCTATGTGCAGAAGTTGAATTGAGAAGAAGCTTCGCCGGAGGCAAGGAAAGAGGCAGTTGTCTTTATAATGTAGGACTAGTTGGGAACATTATAATATGTAAGTAAAGCAGTTAATGTTTATTGACGTCTTTATTAGCTGTAGAAGTATTTGCACAAATATTATTTAATGGTCGAGCTCTCTTGAAATGTCGTTATCAGTAGTGGTCTAACTCTTGTGTATCAGGTAAACTCtttctatgtatatatgattttatgtgttaaAGGAGGATCTGCTTCACTtaaagggctcgtttggtacgaGGGATAAGGCTAaataatcccgggattatatttgagatgagtttattccatgtttggttgggataaaatcgCGGTATAACTAATCCCGAGATTAGTTATTCGgggattgtagtgttattttatccaTGTAGAatggtggaataactaatcccatgatactgggataacttgtttccaacctAACGACCCCAAATTGTTTTGATACTTAATAGTCAATGTTATAAAGTCAATTTTTGTTGGTCAGCTTTTTACATGTAAATATATTGTTGTGTTGCCTAGAGTTTGCAGTAGGTGATTTTGTTACTTGTTAGTCAGCCTTTTATAAGCAGAGAATCAATTTATTTCTCTATAGGCGTGCAACCATTACTTTATATTTAACAAACATCGAACTTGTTTTATTAATTCCAAAATCAGTTGTACCGTAATTTCattccaaccaaacatgaaataaactcatctcaaataTATTTTCACGATTATTTATTGTTATACCTCGTACCAAACGAGTCTTAGAGTTTTGATTGGCGTGGTGGGGTATATTATCAAAAAGAGTGTACATGTACACATCTCTGGTGTGCCATTTTATCTGCAACCTGTTTGGCCTCACTGTAACAATGTTTGGTAATTATAGTGTGATTAATAAGTTTATCAAATTATTTATCTCATTCACAGTACCTTCAAGCTGGTGTTAACCAAGTGCCTCTGAATATGATCCCAGGAGCATACTCCTAAACGCTGCCTCGTTGTCGTTTGAACTTAAAGAGTAATGACTTGCATCATATATACGACCGTCACATCCCGCAATAGGTTCACAGACTGATGCCTGGTGCTAAGGATCATAGATATGCTGGTCGTTAGAAGGAAGAGCCGCCATAAAAATATTCTTCGTTTATCATATGTAGTAAAATCATGAACGAGAACTAGCAATCAAGACTGTATTAAAAAGGTTCCTGAGACAGTATGAAAAAGTAACAATTAAGAAGTGAGGTACAAGAATGAATAAAGTTGTCTAAAGAGGAAATAAATTATTCGCTATATTATCTTGTTAATaaaatttgatttattattaGGTCATGGATCATCCACACAATGACAGAGAGTGCATCCGACTGTAGACAATGCATGATTTTAAACTTATAAATTTCCAACTATCTCAAATTAATATATAGTAATAACTAGATAAAGGAACAACCACTCGCTTAAAAATAACCCAcacaatatatttattttatacataGGTCTTGCTACCCTACTACCTGCATGTAGTAGGTTAGCATCCTCCTCCCTTTTTAGTTCACAAAAGGGATATTTAGACTGTGATTGTGAAGGTTCATAAGTTGTAATTGAGGAAAAAAAGCGAATTTACTAAACAATTATTCCATAAAAGAATAATTGACAAAAAATTCTGGGTATAATCAACTAATATTCGCTCTTTACAAGGGTTTCTTCATTTTCGTTGGCTTACATTAAACTGCTTTAACTGGTTAATATTGAtaaattttcatcaatttttatagtatggaaaataatatgaaaaacaaaatggtctatttctcttcctttttttccttaaaattatTTGAATCAGCACCTGAATAATCTACATCTATCTGTACTATATTAAACAGTAGGTTTTTCACAAAGAATTGaggtgttcaagtgaaagaattGGATGAAtacatgttgttgttgatgagtttggccTACTTTAAAAATTGTGCAACTACTGACAATTCCTTGAAGTTTTCAACTCAATAATTAACAATAAGGGTAAAGTaggtataaaatgataaattatctcttggtTTTCCGAAGAggacatctatttttagtataatgacaagtaaaaatggacggagggagtaacttttttcttttcttattcctGTATGTTATTATTGAGCATTACTCGCATGTTCATATGATGACGTTAACCATACAACCAGTGTGATAGTAAGTACTAAACTATCAGTCTTTGTTTAGCAGGAACATAGTTCTGTTTGAGAGCAAGACTAACACATAGGAagcaaaaaattgttttaaattaacACATACATAAGATAACAAATACAACTTGCATATAGTAGCTGAAACACTCATCAGTTTTCACCACTCCATGACCTGGCGGTTAAACAAATGCCTTGGTAAAAAGGAAATGCCTTGTAGAAAGATTGAGGCATAGAGCTAACAAATATACCACCCACTAATAATTCTTCCAAGACACTTTATGTATTCCAAGCTCAAAGAAGATACAACTGATGTAAGAACTAGAAATTGAGTATTAAATATTATACGAAAAATGAAATCAGATTTGTCTTCCATCAATAAGAGGCACATAAACTTTTACGCTTCATGTAATGCATGCCACATATTTCCCTTCACTCAGTACGTAACTCACAACAAGAAGTGTAATCcgacaagtggggtctggggaggatagagtgtacgcaaaccAGACCTTATCCAAGTCACAAAAGAAAATAACGGTCACTCTGTAATCCacacacaaaaaagaaaaagaaaaacatgcacGAGCTTCCAAGAGCATCTTTTTCTCCTTCACGCGGAAGTGGATAAAGGATAATGAGTGATTTCAAAAAGATCGAACTTACAGAATTTAAAATCTTGAATCCGTCTCTGTTGCTAACATACCATTATTATCATATGATCATGCCACCAACCTTGAGATGTAACCAGGGTAGATAGCAATCAAAGCTATAGCCACAAGACCATCTCTTGAATCCCATAACCCTTTCCAAAAGAAGTAAGCAATGAGAGTTGTGTTGGAAGCTGAAGAACTCCAGACTTTTAGAGacagaaaaagaaggaaacgaGCTCGTCTAATGAACAAATGGAGAGAATTGTTTGTGAACAACTTCACTCAAGAACTGAATCGAgttctagagagagagagagaaggttTGTATTGAACTTTGATCACAAATATATTGATtacaaagagagagagagagagagagagagagagagagagagagagagagagagagagaagagataagtactacatttattactagtaataaatatttcaaaaatattgtATCCCAATAAATTAGTAGTCTCTTTTTACGGAgcactttagttttctttaaaattatattttaaagctagacaatcttgttttctcaacaaatatacctttgacaCATTTtcagtatatagtatatattagattatattgtgatagttttatataaaagtaaaattccATTAGCATGTCATATATATTGTGGATACgtagattatatcaaatataatactccctccgtttcattttACGTGAACCTATTTCTTTTAGTAAAAAGAATGACTCcaatatttggaaacaatttacctttatccATTTATAACTattaaaatatatgtgactcaaaCAATTTGAgagtcttctcttctttcttaaactttgtgtccaGTCAAATAGACATATCAACATctacataaataatttaaaataaaacttaaaacttaaattgataacattgcaaattcaaaacataaaaACTTGAATGGCAAATCAAaagttcaaaacatacaaattaaACGGCTAACATCgatggaaaaatttaaagaagagataaacttcaaaATTCAATTTCGTGCCTTTTCACAAGTGCCTACGCAGAACCCCCCTCACCCCCACTTGGCTAATACCCGGCGCTCCAGACTTGTGGAGATATATGTcaccacaatgttgacatttaacatgttccttgtttactcgctcaaaatgcattgacaccgcacttgaagttgatcttcaaactcgagagagagagagagagagagagagagataaagagagagagagagagagaaaatatgaccaaagtgtagttatttataaatttaggggttcaaataaaattggcaacgactagttttttaaatttacaatggctagctttttgaatttgacaacggctaaaaaaattattagatgtaaattttaattttattattattagtgaatgtaaatgtctatttttgtattagaaaaAAGGCCCGGCCCACTAACTAAAACACTACCCGGCCCGGTTAGCTCGAGGTGTAGCTCCTATCCGGGTAGGGGCTGGGCCGACACTCTTTTCCCTCCCCAAGTCCGGCCCCTTAACtatggcccggcccggcccacttgacaggCTTACTCAGGGCCACTCAGTTATATAAGAGGGGGAAGTTTTGTGGTGAAAGTTAGTATTAACTAATTTCTAGACTACTCAGTATCCCTACACATATGCAGCTCACTATTAGGAATAAAGGAGAAGGTTTCGACAATTGattcacaagaaaacaaaggaacaGACAGCCCAAAAATGTGAGACTTGGCAATAGTAAATATGATCAAAGAGCATGAGGTTTGACAGCATAAGAATCGGACCTTTTTTTTGtagggggttggggggggggggggggggggggggggggtgactAATTTGGATTCACAATGTGTAAATCCTCTAAAAGAGGTAAAACACACTTTAACAAAATGCTCTCTTCTAAATCTACTAAGGAGTAAAACGTTCTTTAACAAAAGGTTCTCTCTTTTGAAAGTTTGAACCTGAACTTCCCTTTGGGATAGGCGAGAGGGGAgtgaaatgaaattgaagtgTATCACAAGTCTACAAAGTACTATCGAGGACTTTAAAGCTCAGAGTCTAGGAGAAGAGGAAAGTCAGTACTGCCACTAGAGTTCATCGCATTGCAAGTGTAATCATAAGAATGTAAGCTTATGATAACAAGACTTAGTCTTAAGTACATACTAGTAGGGATTAGGGACGAATTACAAATCCCCAACATTCATTCTGTGCTATTTGAATCATTTTAAGCTAGGCAATCAAAGAGAACTGCAATAGAGGTTTAGTACTGCAAACGAAGGCAAtatactctacattcataactTTTAATTAGTAGTATTTTGTAGTTATTTCCAGCATATTACAAGAATAATGCATTTGGACTAAATTCCAAGCGTCACTCAATGCAACCATGTggaagaatcatcatttttgctATCCATGGCTCTTAAATTAAGCTACCAAATTTCAAGATTATCTTACTAGCTACCTGTTCTAACTTTAATACATCTTGAGGACTATACCAAATCTACTAAAATGATGTCCTCGGAGCAGCATGAGCCAGCACCAAGAAGGCAGTTCAACTCTACCAGGTATTATCGTAGCATCCCATTCCAATTTCCAAGCATATATCCATTTAATCATTAGCTTGTATCTTCAAAGAAGGAATCCAGTATTTCCAGAGGAGAAAACAATGTTGACACACATTTAAACTGATACATACAGTGTCACATTAGATAGCTAAATTATGCCGGTGTTTACAACAAAATCACCAATTATCAAACACAGATTTATACCTTATGCTGCTTGTAT is a window of Lycium ferocissimum isolate CSIRO_LF1 chromosome 12, AGI_CSIRO_Lferr_CH_V1, whole genome shotgun sequence DNA encoding:
- the LOC132040144 gene encoding uncharacterized protein LOC132040144 isoform X1 produces the protein MDMDTYPGVSDMIEVWPLNWPNTTKGYDNEVNDLAIFAIQEHNKEPFHIFKYELLKIEKVNARLSGYLEFFITVKVRNLTLGTVIETFQIHTGRPLLVRYLVLTGKMAQRSEDVYSFLPKGGDLVDSSKEEMAGSESRPFSSEKKPNSAEELLAWQRELPCRFLANEVLWDDNVFIPEDGSKHLTFTFTFRRLYRRYFNQICETEGFDIDIYPGDSMAAMYIPYLDFEKELGLLMDLAKHGIQEYNNREIDDYKYEVKSVEKVNFILAECREFFMTVKVKNLTLRTPVETFQIHAYKGPDFENVVRTCRKKLFEVLVDDEMAGSKSRQFSPAKKPKSAEELLAWQRGLPRRFLSNIEVFWDAEVFIPAGVLKKDSAIFCSIYRRYFSQICETKGFDIDIYPGDSVAAMYIPYLDFKKKIGLLMDLAEQAIQDYNNREINIFKYTLLKIEKVNILSGYLEHFMTVKAINLTLGTVVETFQIHTGSLSQPSECVVISCLPKGGDLADSSEEEMAGSESRQFSPEKKPNSAEELLAWQRELPCRFLANEVQWDDNGFIPKDASEKLPAIFHRIYGRYFNQICETEGFDIDIYPGDSMAAMYIPYLDFEKEIGLLMDLAEHAIQDYNNREIDYFLPALQDYKYEVESVEKVNFILAECREFFMTVKVKNLTLGTPVETFQIHAYKGLDVKNVVRTCRRKFKVYKFPPLFGE
- the LOC132040144 gene encoding uncharacterized protein LOC132040144 isoform X2 encodes the protein MDMDTYPGVSDMIEVWPLNWPNTTKGYDNEVNDLAIFAIQEHNKEPFHIFKYELLKIEKVNARLSGYLEFFITVKVRNLTLGTVIETFQIHTGRPLLVRYLVLTGKMAQRSEDVYSFLPKGGDLVDSSKEEMAGSESRPFSSEKKPNSAEELLAWQRELPCRFLANEVLWDDNVFIPEDGSKHLTFTFTFRRLYRRYFNQICETEGFDIDIYPGDSMAAMYIPYLDFEKELGLLMDLAKHGIQEYNNREIDDYKYEVKSVEKVNFILAECREFFMTVKVKNLTLRTPVETFQIHAYKGPDFENVVRTCRKKLFEVLVDDEMAGSKSRQFSPAKKPKSAEELLAWQRGLPRRFLSNIEVFWDAEVFIPAGVLKKDSAIFCSIYRRYFSQICETKGFDIDIYPGDSVAAMYIPYLDFKKKIGLLMDLAEQAIQDYNNREINIFKYTLLKIEKVNILSGYLEHFMTVKAINLTLGTVVETFQIHTGSLSQPSECVVISCLPKGGDLADSSEEEMAGSESRQFSPEKKPNSAEELLAWQRELPCRFLANEVQWDDNGFIPKDASEKLPAIFHRIYGRYFNQICETEGFDIDIYPGDSMAAMYIPYLDFEKEIGLLMDLAEHAIQDYNNREIDDYKYEVESVEKVNFILAECREFFMTVKVKNLTLGTPVETFQIHAYKGLDVKNVVRTCRRKFKVYKFPPLFGE
- the LOC132040144 gene encoding uncharacterized protein LOC132040144 isoform X3; the encoded protein is MDMDTYPGVSDMIEVWPLNWPNTTKGYDNEVNDLAIFAIQEHNKEPFHIFKYELLKIEKVNARLSGYLEFFITVKVRNLTLGTVIETFQIHTGRPLLVRYLVLTGKMAQRSEDVYSFLPKGGDLVDSSKEEMAGSESRPFSSEKKPNSAEELLAWQRELPCRFLANEVLWDDNVFIPEDGSKHLTFTFTFRRLYRRYFNQICETEGFDIDIYPGDSMAAMYIPYLDFEKELGLLMDLAKHGIQEYNNREIDDYKYEVKSVEKVNFILAECREFFMTVKVKNLTLRTPVETFQIHAYKGPDFENVVRTCRKKLFEVLVDDEMAGSKSRQFSPAKKPKSAEELLAWQRGLPRRFLSNIEVFWDAEVFIPAGVLKKDSAIFCSIYRRYFSQICETKGFDIDIYPGDSVAAMYIPYLDFKKKIGLLMDLAEQAIQDYNNREINDLADSSEEEMAGSESRQFSPEKKPNSAEELLAWQRELPCRFLANEVQWDDNGFIPKDASEKLPAIFHRIYGRYFNQICETEGFDIDIYPGDSMAAMYIPYLDFEKEIGLLMDLAEHAIQDYNNREIDYFLPALQDYKYEVESVEKVNFILAECREFFMTVKVKNLTLGTPVETFQIHAYKGLDVKNVVRTCRRKFKVYKFPPLFGE
- the LOC132040144 gene encoding uncharacterized protein LOC132040144 isoform X4, giving the protein MAGSESRPFSSEKKPNSAEELLAWQRELPCRFLANEVLWDDNVFIPEDGSKHLTFTFTFRRLYRRYFNQICETEGFDIDIYPGDSMAAMYIPYLDFEKELGLLMDLAKHGIQEYNNREIDDYKYEVKSVEKVNFILAECREFFMTVKVKNLTLRTPVETFQIHAYKGPDFENVVRTCRKKLFEVLVDDEMAGSKSRQFSPAKKPKSAEELLAWQRGLPRRFLSNIEVFWDAEVFIPAGVLKKDSAIFCSIYRRYFSQICETKGFDIDIYPGDSVAAMYIPYLDFKKKIGLLMDLAEQAIQDYNNREINIFKYTLLKIEKVNILSGYLEHFMTVKAINLTLGTVVETFQIHTGSLSQPSECVVISCLPKGGDLADSSEEEMAGSESRQFSPEKKPNSAEELLAWQRELPCRFLANEVQWDDNGFIPKDASEKLPAIFHRIYGRYFNQICETEGFDIDIYPGDSMAAMYIPYLDFEKEIGLLMDLAEHAIQDYNNREIDYFLPALQDYKYEVESVEKVNFILAECREFFMTVKVKNLTLGTPVETFQIHAYKGLDVKNVVRTCRRKFKVYKFPPLFGE